Proteins from a genomic interval of Chroococcidiopsis thermalis PCC 7203:
- a CDS encoding S8 family serine peptidase: protein MVKKLVWVTGGICLAAVGLARPVWTQESLSIGVAGIDAQRLHELPYNLIGRKIAIGQVEIGRPGKFGLDKAVSKQPAIAPAGVFLRNGAAKANTNIDPHAQNVASIMISDRKTLAGIAPGARLYSTAVGSVKYAGQPEECLSAQSTANRNSGDVRAINFSFGETLERDPRPEARLDGNSLLTRCLDWSSRVHDVLYVIAGNQGKGGIPIPTDNYNGMNIAFSSRQDGIFRKVDVTNLSAAGGGVKGRLRGREMNLGTRQSISLVAPGNRVYALNPDAKVKEVTGTSFAAPHVTATVALLQEYGDKQIKMAIASRPPWKGGLGGSTRNWSLDARRHQVMKAVLLNSADKVQDAGDGLRLGMSKTIIDKQNRNWVDSDAYRQPKVSLNSEIGAGQLNAFRAYEQFKAGQWQSWQPVPAMGWNYRQLKANSAEDYVLAAPLKQGSYVAITLVWERLVELRDKNQNGSFDVGEDFRDRGLNNLDLYLLNADSNAAASNICTSTSEVDSIEHIFCPVPTTGSYKIRVQFRQQVNQPSQPYAIAWWTVPAQ, encoded by the coding sequence TTGGTGAAAAAGCTGGTCTGGGTGACAGGGGGCATTTGTTTGGCGGCTGTAGGGTTGGCGCGTCCGGTGTGGACGCAGGAATCGCTGTCTATCGGAGTCGCGGGAATTGATGCCCAACGGCTGCATGAATTACCTTACAACTTAATTGGGCGGAAAATTGCGATCGGTCAGGTGGAAATTGGACGACCTGGAAAGTTTGGCTTGGATAAGGCGGTTTCCAAACAACCTGCGATCGCCCCAGCTGGCGTGTTTTTGCGTAATGGTGCGGCTAAGGCAAATACGAATATCGACCCCCACGCCCAAAATGTTGCCAGCATTATGATTAGCGATCGCAAAACTCTGGCAGGGATCGCCCCAGGAGCTAGATTATACTCGACTGCGGTAGGTTCGGTGAAGTATGCCGGACAGCCGGAAGAATGTTTATCCGCACAATCGACAGCAAACCGCAATAGCGGTGACGTGCGGGCGATTAATTTTAGTTTTGGTGAAACTTTGGAACGCGACCCGCGACCGGAGGCGAGATTAGATGGTAATTCTCTACTAACTCGCTGTTTGGATTGGTCTAGCCGCGTCCACGATGTGTTGTATGTTATTGCCGGAAATCAGGGGAAGGGCGGAATTCCCATCCCTACCGATAATTACAACGGCATGAATATTGCTTTTTCCTCGCGTCAAGACGGAATTTTCCGCAAAGTTGATGTGACTAATTTAAGTGCCGCTGGTGGTGGCGTGAAGGGTAGGTTGCGGGGACGGGAAATGAATCTCGGTACGCGGCAGTCGATTAGTTTGGTTGCTCCTGGCAACAGGGTTTATGCCCTTAACCCCGATGCTAAGGTCAAGGAGGTTACGGGTACGAGTTTTGCCGCACCTCACGTTACAGCTACAGTGGCGCTGTTACAGGAATATGGAGATAAACAGATTAAGATGGCGATCGCCTCTCGCCCCCCTTGGAAAGGGGGGTTGGGGGGATCTACACGGAATTGGAGTTTGGATGCTCGTCGGCATCAGGTGATGAAAGCGGTGTTGCTTAACTCTGCTGATAAAGTACAAGATGCGGGTGATGGCTTGCGATTAGGGATGAGTAAGACGATTATTGACAAACAAAATCGCAATTGGGTAGATTCCGATGCTTACCGTCAACCCAAAGTTTCTTTAAATTCTGAAATCGGTGCAGGTCAATTGAATGCTTTTCGTGCCTACGAACAGTTTAAAGCAGGTCAGTGGCAATCTTGGCAACCAGTTCCAGCGATGGGGTGGAACTATCGTCAACTCAAAGCTAACTCTGCTGAAGATTATGTCCTAGCTGCACCTTTAAAACAAGGTAGTTACGTTGCAATTACCTTGGTGTGGGAGCGCTTAGTAGAATTGAGAGATAAAAATCAAAATGGCAGCTTTGATGTTGGAGAAGATTTTCGCGATCGCGGTTTAAATAATCTCGACCTTTACTTATTAAATGCAGACTCCAACGCTGCTGCTAGTAATATTTGTACCTCAACTAGCGAGGTTGATAGTATCGAGCATATTTTTTGTCCAGTTCCCACTACAGGCAGTTACAAAATTCGCGTCCAATTTCGCCAACAAGTAAATCAACCCTCTCAACCTTACGCGATCGCCTGGTGGACTGTACCCGCTCAGTAA
- a CDS encoding translocation/assembly module TamB domain-containing protein — MSNFTEPETEDSQQSPRPNRLKNILFSRTTVAIGVPILVGVAAGAWWINRFIYEQLSPLVEKNLSQTLKRPIKVGRVERFGLTGLRLGATSVPATATDPDTASIEAVEVNYNPLSVLLTRTLPLDVTLVNPKAYVQQDTQGRWVNTDIATGGEAGGPIQIALNRLGWRNAQAILVSNVQQLTRSTPRNTVTLNQVNGEATFRENYNLINFNLAGKPQTGGELKLDGDFRAESGRASININTQEFLASDLTRLIELPLVIQGGRVNSDFKAELTPVKLLGLYGTADLNKVTAQVNQLPQAFNNSQGRLQFKGTEIYLDNVASSYGKIPAVAKGSLDIEKGFNLSAYVDAVSAAAAISSLNLQVPVPVDGVFRSQVKLTGPVEAAVLTGDVVNIKPVRLDRLNISRVSTNFTLDTAAGTLNFPNISATPAAGGKVTGGGTLKLALKPEQTAGLDFKFIANNIPGDAIAKAYGVTNQAAKVGIVTAQAQVTGTPDKPRTVVNWQAPQATYPGKGQLVIYNANNLFLRDTIFRVAGGDVSAAGELVNQRWKAAIKATGVRLGQLTQVPPSLQNPVNGTFNLAGTLDPAKPQQLTATGAGQLTGIGGGTINVPSIQVAAGRWQTQLQATDLQLQRLAPVPPQYAGSLNGRLNLSGSTTAFTPETLRGSGTGRLNVAGGTINARDIQLNNGRWQVAVNTNGIQLNRFNPQLRGLLTGDANLAGTISEFSPAGITAAGQVRLSEELIGQPLTASLNWNGNTLNIPQLTSRNIQANGRVSVDPQNVASITGLNFNVKVRDYDLKNAPVQLPPNSSVAGRVSFVGQVTGNLPVPNVVGNVRLQNFAVNNVAFDPLLAGDLRLQPGRGLNLDLVGNQNDRVAVNLKPDYRPNNFTVRLDEALATGRSQGENLLVNVENFPLRVLNLSAPANPYLTGPVSGILSADLTVNPDRLAAQGDVAVAQPGIGRLQGDRLAAQFRYGNGGGTLTNGEFVKGSSRYALTGSFSQTSKGPQFQAKANIAQGNIQDILSALQIYDFEDLQRGFQPPDYATAKDLGILQVGAPNRSLLTQLRRYSEVLVLLQQQRQQRQDAFPVPALAELQGTFGGEVTASGSPQQGIAADFNLRGDKWQWGKYTADRLVAAGNFNEGVLTLLPVRVRLDENTAVALTGRFSSEQQSGQLRVRGFPLSLLNDFVELPIAVTGNVDGTATIAGSTENPLAVGEFQLREGTINQNPVESAAASFSYANARLGFGSNILIAGPDPLMATGSIPLQLPFASVKPDSDQIRLDVNVQNQGLALLNVLTDQVAWKGGEGQVQLQVRGTLKQPEAKGIAQVKNATITAAALTDPLTNVNGTVLFNEDRILVKGIQGDFSRGQVVAQGVIPIFENLAANDPDAANPLTVSLDRLRLNLPNLYQGGVDGKVTVTGSALNPTIGGQVLLADGQVFLPTSNAPATPGAQGGQGGQGGQGGTAPAPAAEAPIELNDLRLTLGNNVSVTLPPILDFQAAGTLVVNGMLGDLRPQGTINLERGSVNLFTTQFELERGYEQKATFTPKQALDPTLDVRLIASVPEVTRSQVPSSVISSEISDNTLSTDIGSVNTVRVRAVAKGPASQLFENLELTSSPSRSQSEIIALIGGGFAQTLAGQGGGDTATGLVNLAGTAILGNFQNTFTDIGNALGLSELRLFPTSISNEERSRSSTLGLAAEAGVDITRNAYVSVLTFLTAQQPAQFGLSYRLNDNTRVRAATDFADDTQAVVEYEVQF, encoded by the coding sequence ATGTCTAATTTCACTGAGCCGGAAACTGAAGATTCTCAACAGTCTCCTCGACCCAACCGTCTCAAGAATATCTTATTTAGTCGGACTACTGTTGCTATTGGCGTACCAATATTGGTGGGGGTAGCAGCGGGTGCGTGGTGGATAAATCGATTCATTTACGAACAGCTATCGCCACTTGTCGAAAAAAATCTTTCCCAAACCCTGAAACGACCGATTAAAGTCGGGCGCGTCGAACGGTTTGGTTTGACGGGGTTACGCTTGGGTGCTACTTCTGTCCCGGCTACTGCTACCGACCCAGATACGGCATCAATCGAAGCAGTAGAGGTAAACTATAACCCCTTATCAGTGCTTTTGACTCGCACTTTACCCTTAGATGTCACGCTTGTTAACCCAAAAGCCTACGTGCAGCAAGATACCCAAGGGCGCTGGGTCAATACTGATATTGCTACGGGTGGTGAGGCGGGAGGTCCAATTCAAATTGCCCTCAATCGGCTTGGCTGGCGGAATGCTCAAGCAATTTTAGTGTCTAACGTTCAACAACTAACTCGTTCTACGCCACGTAACACTGTCACCTTAAATCAAGTTAACGGAGAAGCAACTTTTCGCGAAAACTATAATCTGATTAATTTCAATTTAGCTGGGAAACCGCAGACAGGAGGAGAGCTAAAGCTTGATGGAGATTTTCGCGCCGAGTCGGGACGAGCTAGTATCAATATTAATACGCAAGAATTTCTAGCTTCCGATCTAACGCGGCTGATTGAATTGCCGTTAGTTATTCAAGGTGGTCGAGTCAACAGCGATTTTAAAGCCGAACTCACTCCTGTAAAACTGTTGGGTTTATATGGTACTGCCGACCTAAACAAGGTTACAGCTCAAGTTAATCAACTACCGCAAGCCTTTAATAATTCTCAGGGAAGGTTGCAGTTTAAGGGAACGGAAATTTACCTAGATAACGTTGCTAGTAGCTATGGCAAAATTCCAGCTGTAGCTAAGGGTTCTCTTGATATAGAAAAAGGTTTTAATCTCTCGGCTTACGTCGATGCTGTCAGCGCCGCCGCCGCAATTTCTAGTTTAAATCTACAAGTACCCGTACCCGTTGATGGTGTTTTTCGATCGCAAGTCAAACTGACAGGACCCGTAGAAGCGGCTGTTTTGACCGGAGATGTAGTAAACATCAAACCAGTCCGGTTAGATCGGTTGAATATCAGTCGGGTAAGTACGAACTTTACCCTTGATACGGCAGCAGGAACGTTAAATTTTCCCAATATATCAGCTACACCCGCTGCTGGAGGTAAGGTAACGGGTGGCGGAACGCTGAAATTAGCCCTGAAACCAGAACAGACAGCAGGTTTAGATTTTAAATTTATTGCTAATAATATTCCAGGGGATGCGATCGCCAAAGCCTACGGCGTAACTAACCAAGCTGCGAAAGTGGGAATTGTCACCGCCCAAGCCCAAGTTACAGGTACGCCAGATAAACCCCGTACAGTTGTTAATTGGCAAGCACCCCAAGCAACATATCCAGGTAAAGGACAACTGGTGATTTACAACGCCAACAACCTCTTCCTACGCGATACAATTTTCCGCGTGGCTGGAGGTGATGTTTCAGCGGCTGGGGAGTTGGTCAACCAACGTTGGAAAGCAGCAATTAAAGCCACTGGGGTGAGATTGGGACAGTTAACCCAAGTCCCGCCCAGCTTGCAAAACCCGGTAAATGGTACGTTTAATCTAGCTGGTACGCTCGACCCAGCTAAACCGCAACAACTCACTGCTACAGGTGCGGGTCAATTAACGGGGATTGGTGGGGGTACGATTAACGTCCCTAGTATCCAAGTAGCCGCCGGACGCTGGCAAACTCAACTGCAAGCAACTGACTTACAATTGCAACGTCTCGCCCCCGTACCGCCTCAGTATGCGGGAAGTCTGAACGGAAGGCTAAATCTATCGGGGAGTACCACTGCTTTTACTCCAGAAACTTTACGGGGTAGCGGTACGGGGAGGTTAAATGTTGCTGGAGGTACGATTAATGCTAGGGATATTCAACTCAATAACGGTCGCTGGCAAGTAGCAGTTAATACGAATGGAATCCAGCTCAATCGATTTAATCCACAATTACGAGGTTTACTGACAGGAGATGCCAACTTAGCCGGAACTATCAGCGAATTCAGTCCGGCAGGAATTACAGCAGCGGGACAAGTCCGCTTGTCGGAGGAGTTAATCGGACAACCCCTAACTGCTTCCTTAAATTGGAATGGCAACACTTTAAATATTCCCCAACTCACCTCTAGAAATATTCAAGCGAACGGCAGAGTTAGTGTTGACCCGCAAAATGTTGCCTCGATAACGGGGTTAAATTTTAACGTCAAAGTGCGAGACTACGATCTCAAAAACGCTCCCGTACAGTTGCCACCTAATAGTAGCGTGGCGGGTAGAGTCAGTTTTGTTGGACAGGTTACGGGCAATTTACCAGTACCGAATGTTGTAGGTAACGTGCGGCTGCAAAACTTTGCCGTCAACAACGTAGCTTTCGACCCGCTATTAGCGGGAGATTTGCGGCTGCAACCGGGCAGGGGATTAAATTTAGATTTAGTTGGGAATCAAAACGATCGCGTTGCTGTCAATCTCAAACCCGACTATCGCCCCAATAATTTTACAGTGAGATTGGATGAGGCGCTCGCCACTGGGAGAAGTCAGGGCGAGAATTTATTGGTCAATGTCGAGAACTTTCCGTTACGGGTGCTGAATCTGTCTGCACCAGCTAACCCCTACCTCACGGGTCCAGTCAGCGGCATTTTATCAGCCGATTTGACGGTAAATCCCGACCGTCTAGCCGCCCAAGGAGATGTAGCTGTAGCACAACCTGGTATAGGTAGATTGCAGGGCGATCGCTTAGCGGCACAATTTCGGTACGGGAACGGTGGCGGGACGCTGACTAATGGTGAATTTGTCAAAGGTTCAAGCCGGTATGCATTAACAGGTAGCTTCAGTCAAACTTCTAAAGGTCCTCAATTTCAAGCTAAAGCCAATATCGCCCAAGGCAACATTCAAGATATCCTCAGCGCCCTGCAAATTTATGACTTTGAAGACCTGCAACGCGGTTTTCAGCCTCCTGATTATGCTACAGCAAAAGATTTAGGAATTTTACAAGTCGGCGCACCAAATAGATCGCTATTAACTCAATTACGTCGTTATTCGGAAGTTTTAGTTTTACTGCAACAGCAGCGCCAGCAACGTCAAGATGCTTTTCCAGTCCCAGCTTTAGCCGAACTTCAGGGGACTTTTGGCGGCGAAGTTACTGCTAGTGGTTCTCCCCAACAGGGCATTGCTGCTGATTTCAATTTGCGAGGGGATAAGTGGCAGTGGGGTAAATATACTGCCGATCGCCTCGTTGCTGCTGGTAACTTTAATGAAGGAGTGCTAACCCTACTTCCCGTGCGGGTACGATTGGACGAAAACACCGCTGTAGCTTTGACTGGTCGTTTTAGCAGCGAACAGCAATCAGGTCAGTTACGAGTCAGGGGCTTTCCGTTAAGCCTACTCAATGATTTTGTCGAATTACCGATCGCCGTGACAGGTAATGTGGACGGTACGGCAACCATTGCTGGTAGTACCGAGAACCCCTTAGCAGTCGGAGAATTTCAACTCCGTGAAGGCACGATCAATCAAAACCCCGTAGAATCAGCTGCGGCTAGTTTCAGCTATGCTAATGCCCGTCTCGGTTTCGGTAGCAACATTCTGATTGCTGGACCCGACCCATTAATGGCGACTGGTAGTATTCCCTTACAATTACCTTTCGCTTCGGTTAAACCGGATAGCGACCAGATTCGGTTAGATGTCAATGTCCAAAATCAAGGACTAGCCTTACTCAATGTTTTAACCGACCAAGTAGCGTGGAAAGGCGGTGAAGGACAAGTTCAACTGCAAGTACGCGGTACTCTCAAGCAGCCAGAAGCGAAGGGAATTGCCCAAGTCAAAAATGCCACCATCACTGCTGCGGCTCTAACAGATCCATTAACAAATGTCAACGGTACGGTGCTATTTAACGAAGATCGCATTCTCGTCAAGGGAATTCAAGGCGATTTTTCCAGGGGTCAGGTGGTTGCCCAAGGCGTAATTCCGATTTTTGAGAATCTAGCAGCAAATGACCCAGATGCCGCTAATCCCCTTACCGTTTCTTTAGATCGGCTGAGGTTGAATTTACCCAATTTATATCAAGGAGGCGTTGACGGTAAAGTCACTGTGACTGGCTCCGCACTTAACCCCACAATCGGGGGTCAAGTTCTACTGGCGGACGGTCAGGTTTTTCTGCCAACTAGCAATGCCCCGGCTACGCCTGGGGCGCAAGGGGGACAAGGGGGACAAGGGGGACAAGGGGGAACAGCCCCGGCTCCAGCTGCTGAAGCACCTATAGAGTTGAACGATCTGCGGCTGACTTTAGGAAATAATGTGTCGGTAACGTTACCACCGATTCTTGACTTTCAAGCGGCTGGAACTTTAGTGGTAAACGGTATGCTGGGCGATTTGCGCCCTCAAGGAACTATCAATTTAGAACGTGGTAGCGTCAATTTATTTACGACTCAATTTGAGTTGGAGCGGGGCTACGAACAAAAAGCAACTTTTACACCAAAACAAGCTCTCGATCCAACCCTTGATGTGCGATTGATCGCATCAGTACCAGAAGTGACGCGATCGCAAGTCCCTTCTTCTGTTATCAGCAGCGAGATTTCTGACAACACCTTATCTACAGATATCGGTTCCGTAAATACCGTTCGCGTGCGGGCAGTAGCTAAAGGACCAGCTAGCCAATTATTTGAAAATTTGGAACTGACAAGTAGCCCTTCCCGCAGTCAATCAGAGATTATCGCTCTAATTGGTGGTGGTTTCGCGCAAACCTTGGCAGGACAGGGTGGTGGTGACACGGCGACGGGACTAGTTAATCTGGCAGGAACAGCTATATTAGGTAACTTTCAAAATACGTTTACCGACATTGGCAATGCCTTGGGTTTATCAGAGCTGCGCTTATTCCCCACTTCTATTTCTAATGAGGAGCGATCGCGCTCTTCTACTCTTGGTCTAGCGGCTGAGGCTGGCGTTGATATCACGCGCAATGCTTATGTCTCGGTTTTGACATTCTTAACTGCACAACAACCAGCTCAATTCGGTTTGAGCTATCGCTTGAACGACAACACCCGCGTCCGCGCCGCGACAGATTTTGCCGACGATACGCAAGCTGTGGTTGAGTATGAAGTGCAGTTTTAA
- a CDS encoding DUF3110 domain-containing protein, which yields MIAPMRVFVLLFNARTENEGIHTIQTGDRNKVLMFESEDDAARFALMLEAQDFPAPTVEAMDTEEIKDFCDSAGYDWEVVPEGALALPPEINIEQTDWQLDDEDKPLVEEKSDSDMSDTELDSIKRRLEGLL from the coding sequence ATGATTGCACCCATGCGTGTATTTGTGTTACTGTTTAATGCCCGCACGGAAAATGAGGGCATTCATACTATTCAAACAGGCGATCGCAATAAGGTATTGATGTTTGAATCAGAAGATGATGCAGCACGTTTTGCCTTAATGCTAGAAGCACAAGATTTTCCCGCTCCTACGGTGGAAGCGATGGATACAGAGGAAATCAAGGATTTTTGCGACAGTGCTGGCTATGACTGGGAAGTTGTTCCAGAAGGTGCGCTTGCACTTCCACCAGAAATCAACATAGAGCAAACCGACTGGCAACTAGATGATGAAGATAAACCCTTAGTCGAAGAAAAGTCTGACTCAGATATGTCCGATACTGAGTTGGATAGCATTAAGCGGCGGTTGGAAGGCTTATTGTGA